CCTGAACCTAAGATCACGAAAAGATGCCAATAAATATGCATATACCGCCTTTTTAAGCTATAGATCAAAGCTCCTAAAGTAAACGAGACCCCACCTAAAAACAACAACAGTAGCCCTGTTGGTCCTAGTGCATTAGCTAAAGGTTTAAAGGTAAAAACACATAACCAGCCTGCCAAAACGCAAGTAAGTGTCTCAACGATCTGGTATCGTGGTTTAGCCAAAGTATGATATAAGATCCCAAACAGCATCAGACATGCAATGACTAGCCACATAAGTAATCCTTTCGTACCTTTGATCCCAATAATGCAGTAAGGCATATATGTACCTGCGATCAAAAGATAAATACTGATGTGATCAAAAAGTTGAAACAACCTACGGGCCTTCGTAAAATATAAACAATGAAAAAGCGTAGAAGCTAAATATAAAAATAGTAACGTCAAACCGTAAAATACATAAGCACTAAACGCCAAGGCGCTTGAAGTCGCTAAACCTTTGCTGATCAAGAGAACTAAAAGCCAAATACTAAGACCGATCCCGATCCCATGTGTGATCGCACTCCAAACTTCGTTGACGATCTGTTGTTTTTTATTCAAGATCTTCACCTCACTTCTTATCTTAAGTTTACTCTCAAATATTTTTCGAGTCAACAACAACTAGACTTTAAAACTAGATAAAAAGCTCTAAAAAAACTTAATAATCATAAAAAATATCTATGTTATAATATTAAAAAACTAACAAAGGAATTTGAGGATGGAAAAAGTTAATATCCAAAAACAGTTGGACAGTTTTGCAAATAAGCAATTACCTCTATGGGATGATTTTCCTGATTTTGAGCTTTATATGGACCAGCTTGTCAGCCTA
This window of the Ligilactobacillus faecis genome carries:
- the trhA gene encoding PAQR family membrane homeostasis protein TrhA is translated as MNKKQQIVNEVWSAITHGIGIGLSIWLLVLLISKGLATSSALAFSAYVFYGLTLLFLYLASTLFHCLYFTKARRLFQLFDHISIYLLIAGTYMPYCIIGIKGTKGLLMWLVIACLMLFGILYHTLAKPRYQIVETLTCVLAGWLCVFTFKPLANALGPTGLLLLFLGGVSFTLGALIYSLKRRYMHIYWHLFVILGSGLMFCSIYFYLK